One window from the genome of Oryza glaberrima chromosome 3, OglaRS2, whole genome shotgun sequence encodes:
- the LOC127768459 gene encoding uncharacterized protein LOC127768459: MDLGQFVSTKVVSSIFTMASSPSLALSFLVLLVLATFTTTTVLATNNLPPSSAPALSPASSAAAKEFLRATCTSKSELPELCFDILLPYASSFNGSQGKVARASAAIAIERHGGLLDELRGLKPGPGDVGTERRMLVMLLSDCVRDFDATYMFADETLARIDFLVSGRGSEEQRASDKLRANVWLTSAMDSGVSCTDWFNEEGSHGRPASSPVGKKVIAGCATATHYMSIALELLVNCITT; encoded by the coding sequence ATGGACCTAGGACAGTTCGTTTCAACCAAGGTAGTATCTTCCATATTCACAATGGCATCATCACCATCGCTTGCACTCTCCTTCCTCGTTCTCCTTGTCCTAGCCACTTTCACAACAACCACCGTCTTAGCTACGAACAACCTACCACCATCTTCGGCACCGGCTCtatcgccggcctcctccgccgcggcaaAGGAGTTCCTCCGTGCGACCTGCACTTCGAAGTCAGAACTACCGGAACTCTGCTTCGACATTCTCCTCCCGTACGCCAGCTCCTTCAATGGCAGCCAAGGAAAAGTTGCTCGAGCTAGCGCGGCCATCGCTATCGAGCGACACGGGGGCCTCCTCGACGAGCTCCGCGGCTTGAAGCCCGGCCCCGGCGACGTGGGCACCGAGCGCCGCATGCTTGTGATGCTGCTGTCCGACTGTGTGCGGGACTTCGACGCGACTTACATGTTCGCCGACGAGACGTTGGCTAGGATCGACTTCCTCGTGTCCGGCAGAGGAAGCGAGGAGCAGCGTGCCTCGGATAAGTTGAGAGCGAATGTGTGGCTTACCTCCGCGATGGATAGTGGCGTGTCATGCACGGACTGGTTTAACGAGGAAGGAAGCCATGGCCGCCCCGCCTCGTCGCCCGTGGGGAAGAAGGTGATTGCTGGCTGCGCGACCGCTACTCATTACATGTCGATTGCCCTGGAACTTCTCGTGAATTGCATCACTACCTAA
- the LOC127768649 gene encoding protein LOL3, translated as MQSQIVCHGCRSVLRYPSGAPSVCCALCQAITTVPPPAPVMEMAHLICGGCRTLLMYTRNADTVRCSCCSTVNLVRPVNNIAHVSCGQCRTTLMYPYGAPSVKCAICHYITNTGMNTVAPTPSPMPTSSGSSYNAPPSGSSYNAPPPTSAPTSRPQNVTVVVENPMTVDEKGKLVSNVVVGVTTGK; from the exons ATGCAGAGCCAGATCGTGTGCCATGGCTGCCGGAGCGTGCTGCGGTACCCGAGCGGGGCGCCCAGCGTGTGCTGCGCGCTCTGCCAGGCCATCACCACCGTGCCGCCCCCTGCCCCAG TAATGGAAATGGCTCATCTAATATGTGGTGGTTGCCGAACATTGCTGATGTATACTCGCAATGCGGACACTGTGAGATGTTCATGTTGCAGTACAGTCAATCTTGTTAGACCAG TGAATAATATAGCACATGTGAGCTGTGGCCAGTGCCGGACGACTTTGATGTATCCATATGGCGCACCTTCTGTCAAATGTGCCATATGCCATTATATCACAAACACCGGA ATGAATACTGTGGCACCCACGCCATCTCCAATGCCTACATCAAGTGGATCTTCATATAATGCCCCCCCAAGTGGATCTTCATATAATGCCCCCCCACCAACTTCAGCT CCCACATCTCGACCCCAGAATGTAACCGTTGTTGTCGAGAACCCTATGACTGTTGATGAAAAGGGTAAACTG GTTAGCAATGTTGTAGTTGGAGTTACAACTGGGAAATAG
- the LOC127767549 gene encoding DNA repair protein recA homolog 1, chloroplastic isoform X1, with product MAAATVAASSRFGPAHLLPRSRRKGRAPAPSARATACGAVGRGRRLRCEFVAGGGNGALSGEDDPRLIDRQKALDAAMNDINSSFGKGSVTRLGSAGGAFVETFPSGCLTLDFALGGGLPKGRVVEVYGPESSGKTTLALHAIAEVQKLGGNAMLVDAEHAFDPAYSKALGVDIENLIVCQPDNGEMALEIADRMCRSGAIDLICIDSVSALTPRAEIEGEIGMQQMGLQARLMSQALRKMSGNASKAGCTLMFLNQIRYKIGVFYGNPEVTSGGIALKFFASVRLEIRPIGKIKSVKGDEDVGVKVRVRVQKSKVSRPYKQAEFEIIFGEGVSKLGCVLDCAELMEVVAKKGSWYSYKEMRLGQGREKALQYLRESPTICDEIEKAVRAMIPEGARHMSLLAFGRSSLTEEEQVDDE from the exons atggccgccgccaccgtcgcagcCTCCTCCCGCTTCGGCCCCGCCCACCTGCTTCCCCGCTCCCGCAGGAAGGGGAGGGCCCCCGCGCCGAGCGCGCGCGCCACGGCCTGCGGAGCCGTCGGGCGAGGCCGCCGGCTGCGCTGCGAGttcgtggccggcggcgggaacgGCGCGCTCTCCGGGGAGGACGACCCGCGCCTCATAGACCGC CAAAAAGCTCTTGATGCAGCCATGAATGACATAAACAGCTCCTTTGGAAAAGGCAGTGTTACAAGATTAGGAAGCGCGGGTGGTGCCTTTGT TGAGACATTTCCAAGTGGCTGCTTGACACTAGATTTTGCCTTGGGTGGTGGCCTTCCAAAAGGAAGAGTAGTAGAG GTGTATGGTCCAGAAAGCAGTGGAAAGACTACTCTAGCGCTGCATGCCATTGCTGAAGTACAG AAATTGGGAGGCAATGCCATGCTTGTGGATGCAGAGCATGCTTTTGATCCAGCTTATTCTAAAGCACTTGGGGTAGATATTGAAAATCTGATTGTATGCCAACCAGACAATGGAGAGATGGCACTAGAAA TTGCGGACCGCATGTGCAGATCTGGAGCTATCGATCTCATCTGTATTGATTCAGTGTCAGCTCTCACTCCGCGTGCAGAAATTGAA GGTGAGATAGGGATGCAGCAGATGGGTTTACAAGCACGTCTAATGAGTCAAGCATTGAGAAAGATGTCAGGCAATGCCTCAAAGGCTGGTTGTACTCTTATGTTCTTGAATCAAATAAGATACAAG ATTGGAGTATTTTATGGTAATCCTGAAGTCACTAGTGGAGGGATAGCTTTGAAATTCTTCGCATCAGTTCGACTAGAGATACGGCCCATTGGCAAGATAAAATCT GTCAAGGGAGATGAAGATGTGGGTGTGAAGGTTCGTGTCAGAGTGCAGAAGAGTAAA GTCTCCAGACCCTACAAGCAAGCTGAATTTGAGATCATCTTTGGGGAGGGCGTTAGTAAACTG GGATGTGTTCTTGATTGTGCTGAGCTGATGGAAGTCGTTGCAAAGAAAGGCTCATGGTATAGCTACAAAGAAATGAG ATTGGGTCAAGGCAGAGAAAAAGCACTGCAGTATCTCCGAGAGAGCCCTACCATCTGTGATGAGATAGAAAAG GCTGTTCGAGCCATGATACCAGAAGGAGCAAGACATATGAGCCTGCTCGCTTTCGGGCGGTCATCATTGACCGAAGAAGAACAAGTAGACGATGAGTGA
- the LOC127767549 gene encoding DNA repair protein recA homolog 1, chloroplastic isoform X2, whose amino-acid sequence MAAATVAASSRFGPAHLLPRSRRKGRAPAPSARATACGAVGRGRRLRCEFVAGGGNGALSGEDDPRLIDRQKALDAAMNDINSSFGKGSVTRLGSAGGAFVETFPSGCLTLDFALGGGLPKGRVVEVYGPESSGKTTLALHAIAEVQKLGGNAMLVDAEHAFDPAYSKALGVDIENLIVCQPDNGEMALEIADRMCRSGAIDLICIDSVSALTPRAEIEGEIGMQQMGLQARLMSQALRKMSGNASKAGCTLMFLNQIRYKVKGDEDVGVKVRVRVQKSKVSRPYKQAEFEIIFGEGVSKLGCVLDCAELMEVVAKKGSWYSYKEMRLGQGREKALQYLRESPTICDEIEKAVRAMIPEGARHMSLLAFGRSSLTEEEQVDDE is encoded by the exons atggccgccgccaccgtcgcagcCTCCTCCCGCTTCGGCCCCGCCCACCTGCTTCCCCGCTCCCGCAGGAAGGGGAGGGCCCCCGCGCCGAGCGCGCGCGCCACGGCCTGCGGAGCCGTCGGGCGAGGCCGCCGGCTGCGCTGCGAGttcgtggccggcggcgggaacgGCGCGCTCTCCGGGGAGGACGACCCGCGCCTCATAGACCGC CAAAAAGCTCTTGATGCAGCCATGAATGACATAAACAGCTCCTTTGGAAAAGGCAGTGTTACAAGATTAGGAAGCGCGGGTGGTGCCTTTGT TGAGACATTTCCAAGTGGCTGCTTGACACTAGATTTTGCCTTGGGTGGTGGCCTTCCAAAAGGAAGAGTAGTAGAG GTGTATGGTCCAGAAAGCAGTGGAAAGACTACTCTAGCGCTGCATGCCATTGCTGAAGTACAG AAATTGGGAGGCAATGCCATGCTTGTGGATGCAGAGCATGCTTTTGATCCAGCTTATTCTAAAGCACTTGGGGTAGATATTGAAAATCTGATTGTATGCCAACCAGACAATGGAGAGATGGCACTAGAAA TTGCGGACCGCATGTGCAGATCTGGAGCTATCGATCTCATCTGTATTGATTCAGTGTCAGCTCTCACTCCGCGTGCAGAAATTGAA GGTGAGATAGGGATGCAGCAGATGGGTTTACAAGCACGTCTAATGAGTCAAGCATTGAGAAAGATGTCAGGCAATGCCTCAAAGGCTGGTTGTACTCTTATGTTCTTGAATCAAATAAGATACAAG GTCAAGGGAGATGAAGATGTGGGTGTGAAGGTTCGTGTCAGAGTGCAGAAGAGTAAA GTCTCCAGACCCTACAAGCAAGCTGAATTTGAGATCATCTTTGGGGAGGGCGTTAGTAAACTG GGATGTGTTCTTGATTGTGCTGAGCTGATGGAAGTCGTTGCAAAGAAAGGCTCATGGTATAGCTACAAAGAAATGAG ATTGGGTCAAGGCAGAGAAAAAGCACTGCAGTATCTCCGAGAGAGCCCTACCATCTGTGATGAGATAGAAAAG GCTGTTCGAGCCATGATACCAGAAGGAGCAAGACATATGAGCCTGCTCGCTTTCGGGCGGTCATCATTGACCGAAGAAGAACAAGTAGACGATGAGTGA
- the LOC127767550 gene encoding vacuolar protein sorting-associated protein 2 homolog 2, giving the protein MNIFKKKVDPKEALRTSKREMSVATRGVEREIGSLQMEEKKLVAEIKKTAKTGNEAATKILARQLVRLRQQIVNLQGTRAQIRGVATHTQAMYAGTSISAGMKGASKAMAAMNKQMEPTKQIKVMREFQKQSNQLDMTLEMMSDAIDETLDKDEAEEETEELTNQVLDEIGVDVASQLSSAPKGRIAASNRKAESNQARNAAPPRNNVEPESSAEVDDLERRLASLRRI; this is encoded by the exons atgaACATCTTCAAGAAGAAGGTCGACCCCAAAG AGGCTCTCAGGACCAGCAAGAGGGAGATGTCAGTTGCTACACGGG GAGTTGAGAGAGAGATTGGCTCCCTGCAAATGGAG GAGAAGAAACTAGTTGCTGAGATTAAGAAAACTGCTAAGACAGGAAATGAG GCTGCGACCAAAATCCTAGCTCGGCAACTTGTGAGGCTTAGGCAACAAATTGTCAATTTGCAAGGCACGCGGGCACAAATACGTGGAGTTGCTACTCATACACAG GCAATGTACGCAGGCACTTCAATATCTGCAGGAATGAAAGGTGCAAGCAAAGCAATGGCAGCAATGAATAAG CAAATGGAACCAACAAAACAGATCAAGGTTATGAGAGAATTCCAGAAACAATCAAATCAGTTGGACATGACG CTTGAAATGATGTCCGATGCTATAGATGAAACACTTGATAAGGACGAGGCAGAAGAGGAAACAGAAGAACTTACTAACCAG GTTCTTGATGAGATTGGTGTTGATGTGGCTTCTCAG CTGTCTTCAGCTCCTAAAGGTCGTATTGCGGCGAGCAACAGGAAAGCTGAGAGCAACCAAGCACG AAATGCCGCTCCCCCCCGAAATAACGTGGAGCCTGAATCCTCTGCTGAAGTTGACGACCTGGAGAGGAGACTGGCTTCCCTTCGCCGCATCTGA